The following are encoded together in the Phenylobacterium sp. NIBR 498073 genome:
- a CDS encoding erythromycin esterase family protein, which produces MTHADAALDLSAKVREAARPLPDYDDPAFGAAFDSFGDARIVLLGECTHGTSEFYRARAAISRRLIERHGFRIVALEADWPDVADLDRFVRNRGIWGQQDSFLRFPRWMWRNAEFHGFLRDLRAWNLPREPDDRAELRGLDVYSLTESAAQVIAYLDRVDPAGAAQARRRYGCLSPFFEHPTHYGAAARLGSADCEDAVVGQLASMIHKRFAYGAMDGQDYLDAEQNARVVAAAETYYRAMYRSSVESWNRRDGHMFATLLRLMESRGSDSKAIVWAHNSHIGDAAATAMGASGEFNIGQLCKEAFGPRCVSIGFSTDRGSVLAADEWGLEPRKMSIVPARRESWEHVFNAGGRPRALIDWRANPDLAQSLSWARLERAIGVIYRPDTELQSHYFHANLSRQFDALVWIAETTAVNPSPGISAEGEPDIYPFGL; this is translated from the coding sequence ATGACGCACGCAGATGCAGCGTTGGACCTGTCCGCCAAAGTTCGGGAGGCCGCGCGACCGCTGCCCGACTATGACGATCCGGCCTTCGGCGCCGCCTTCGACAGTTTCGGCGACGCTCGGATCGTCCTGCTCGGCGAATGCACGCACGGCACGTCGGAGTTCTATCGGGCCAGAGCCGCCATCAGCCGGCGCCTTATCGAGCGGCACGGCTTTCGGATCGTGGCGCTGGAAGCCGACTGGCCCGACGTCGCCGACCTCGACCGGTTTGTGCGCAATAGAGGCATCTGGGGCCAACAGGACAGCTTCTTGAGGTTTCCGCGCTGGATGTGGCGCAACGCCGAGTTCCACGGCTTTCTGCGTGACTTGCGCGCGTGGAACCTGCCCCGCGAGCCCGATGATCGCGCGGAACTCCGCGGACTCGATGTCTACAGCCTCACGGAATCGGCAGCCCAAGTCATCGCCTATCTAGATCGCGTCGACCCCGCGGGGGCGGCGCAGGCGCGCCGCCGCTACGGATGTCTCAGTCCCTTCTTTGAGCATCCGACCCACTACGGCGCGGCCGCCCGCCTAGGATCCGCCGACTGCGAGGACGCCGTCGTGGGGCAGTTGGCGTCCATGATCCATAAGCGCTTCGCCTACGGCGCCATGGATGGGCAGGACTATTTGGACGCCGAGCAGAACGCTCGCGTCGTGGCGGCGGCCGAAACCTACTATCGCGCCATGTACCGCAGTTCGGTCGAGAGCTGGAACCGCCGCGACGGGCACATGTTTGCGACCCTGCTGCGGCTCATGGAATCGCGCGGATCTGACAGCAAGGCGATCGTATGGGCGCACAACTCCCACATCGGCGATGCGGCAGCGACCGCCATGGGGGCGTCGGGCGAGTTCAATATCGGGCAACTCTGCAAGGAGGCGTTCGGCCCGCGCTGTGTTTCGATCGGCTTTAGTACCGATCGGGGGAGCGTTCTTGCAGCCGATGAATGGGGTCTTGAGCCACGGAAGATGAGCATTGTCCCTGCTCGGCGGGAGAGTTGGGAGCATGTCTTCAACGCCGGGGGACGCCCACGCGCTCTGATCGACTGGCGCGCAAACCCCGATCTTGCGCAGTCGCTGTCTTGGGCTCGACTGGAACGCGCCATCGGAGTGATCTATCGCCCCGACACTGAGCTTCAGAGCCACTATTTCCACGCGAACTTGTCACGGCAATTCGATGCGCTTGTCTGGATCGCAGAGACGACTGCGGTGAACCCGTCGCCAGGCATTTCGGCAGAGGGGGAGCCGGACATCTATCCCTTTGGCCTCTAG